A window of Oncorhynchus nerka isolate Pitt River linkage group LG4, Oner_Uvic_2.0, whole genome shotgun sequence contains these coding sequences:
- the LOC135570948 gene encoding astacin-like metalloprotease toxin 5: MVWLLILWVVQVGSVPIANFTNATTSNATFPATVDNSTNPINNSTNVTFSATGSTASTGPRRRQNDWYKTPETREEDLQFDLAIMEGDILVSEDRLAVKSLWPENEGVTSIPYKINGDLVDRKETMLAAFKMISDQTCILFHEYTNEINYIEFISGTGCASYVGFQGGAQPLYFGRACNVGNLCHELMHALGLHHEHTRPDRDQYITIQWDNVVSGKEDNFKVKEGDTQDLAYDYDSIMHYGTYYFSSNQNPTIDSKKSGVQIGQRNHLSPLDIARLNKLYQCE, encoded by the exons ATGGTTTGGCTTTTGATTCTCTGGGTTGTCCAAG tgggcAGTGTTCCCATAGCCAATTTCACAAATGCTACTACTTCAAATGCTACTTTCCCTGCCACA GTGGACAACTCTACAAACCCCATCAACAATTCTACAAATGTGACTTTCTCTGCCACAG GTTCTACTGCCTCGACGGGGCCACGTCGCAGACAAAATGATTGGTATAAAACACCTGAAACCAGAGAAG agGACTTACAGTTCGACCTTGCTATCATGGAGGGAGACATTCTGGTTTCG GAAGACCGATTAGCTGTGAAGTCACTTTGGCCGGAGAATGAAGGAGTCACTTCTATCCCCTACAAGATCAACGGTGATCTGG TGGACAGAAAGGAAACTATGCTAGCAGCGTTCAAGATGATTTCAGACCAGACGTGTATCCTCTTCCACGAATACACCAATGAGATTAACTACATAGAGTTCATCTCTGGGACAGG CTGTGCGTCGTATGTAGGTTTTCAGGGCGGGGCCCAGCCTCTGTACTTCGGTAGAGCCTGTAACGTGGGGAACCTGTGTCATGAGCTGATGCATGCCCTGGGCCTGCACCACGAGCACACACGGCCAGACCGTGACCAATACATCACCATACAGTGGGACAACGTGGTCTCAG GAAAAGAAGATAACTTTAAGGTGAAGGAAGGAGACACTCAGGATCTGGCCTATGACTACGACTCCATAATGCACTACGGAAC TTATTACTTCTCATCAAACCAGAACCCCACTATTGACTCCAAGAAGAGTGGAGTCCAGATTGGACAGAGAAATCACCTGAGCCCCCTGGACATAGCACGCCTTAACAAACTCTATCAATGTG AATAA